From Phoenix dactylifera cultivar Barhee BC4 unplaced genomic scaffold, palm_55x_up_171113_PBpolish2nd_filt_p 001845F, whole genome shotgun sequence, one genomic window encodes:
- the LOC120109130 gene encoding flavin-containing monooxygenase FMO GS-OX-like 9 produces FLEFFPTPSPPRFGTPAWRITAPVNLHRGEITTIRLLAKPVVSTPFLYLREFCQWFGLRELIRFNTRVDYVGMVGSAESGDKMKWIVRSKEKKCGKVMEEIFDAVVVATGHYSQPRMPNIKGMDVWTRKQIHSHVYRVPEPHRDEVVVVVGSSLSGQDISLELATVAKEVHISSKSLEITEGLSKVISKYQNLHLHLQIESLCEDGQVLFVDGSSVIADSIIYCTGYSYSLPFLDTKGMIVVDDDRVGPLYEHTFPPLLAPSLSFFMIHKYY; encoded by the exons TTTCTCGAGTTCTTCCCCACTCCCTCGCCCCCCCGGTTCGGGACCCCAGCCTGGCGCATTACCGCCCCTGTAAACCTTCATCGGGGAGAAATCACCACCATCCGCCTGCTTGCAAAGCCGGTCGTCTCGACGCCCTTCTTGTATCTCAGGGAATTCTGTCAATGGTTTGGGTTGAGGGAGCTGATAAGATTCAATACTCGAGTAGACTATGTTGGCATGGTGGGTTCTGCAGAGTCTGGCGACAAGATGAAGTGGATTGTTAGATCCAAAGAGAAGAAATGTGGAAAGGTTATGGAAGAGATTTTTGATGCAGTAGTTGTGGCCACTGGGCATTATTCTCAGCCAAGGATGCCAAACATCAAAG GAATGGATGTTTGGACAAGGAAGCAAATACATAGCCATGTATACAGAGTTCCTGAGCCTCACCGTGATGAG GTGGTGGTAGTAGTTGGGAGTTCACTAAGCGGCCAAGACATATCATTGGAACTTGCAACGGTAGCAAAAGAAGTGCATATTAGTTCGAAATCTTTAGAAATCACGGAGGGCTTATCAAAGGTCATTTCCAAATATCAAAACCTACACCTACATTTACAG ATAGAGTCTCTTTGTGAAGATGGACAGGTTTTATTTGTTGATGGCTCCTCTGTGATTGCTGATTCTATCATTTACTGCACAGG GTATTCCTATTCATTGCCGTTTCTTGACACTAAAGGAATGATTGTGGTAGATGATGATAGAGTGGGCCCTTTGTATGAGCATACATTCCCTCCATTACTTgctccatctctctctttttttatgattcataaatattattga